Sequence from the Meles meles chromosome 10, mMelMel3.1 paternal haplotype, whole genome shotgun sequence genome:
TGGTGGGTGTTCAGATTGGTAAATGGTTTGAGATTGGCATCCTGCAGTTGGGTTTGAGGTCCGCCTCTGCTCTTTCAATGGATCTAGAAATGGACATGAAAAATTCCTTAATTTAAATAAGGTTttgggttttgtattttttttttcttggaagagCTATTTTGAAATTTACTTAGCCCCATTCTTGCttaggaggatttttttttgttttttttaagatttatttatttaagtaaacttggtgcccaacatggggcttgaactcatgaccctgactgagatcaagagtcatgtgctctactgattgagccagccggGACCCTCCGAGGGTtggggttttggggtttgtttttctcCCATTGTTTTTTCAAAATAAGTTTATACCTTTTTCCTGTTTAGATAGCAACTCTTTTTCATCTCCACTGTACTGTCCCCCGAACAGTCTCTTAGCAAAGATTCTCCACCTCACTACAAAATTTCACTTAAACTAGCATATTCTGCCAGCAGTAACCCTACATCTGGTCTGGAACGAGACAGTTATTTCACCAGCGGTGTTCTTGATTTTTTATATATTGCCTATATAATGTTTGATACATGTTGCTTTGATTTCTGCATATTACAGATAGATCATTATACCTATTTCAACATTCTGAGCTTGTGCCTCCAAAGAAAAAGTTACTGTTTACAGCTAATAAGAACTTAGCATGCATTAAAGCAGACTATATAAGATGGAAGATAAGACATAACCTTATAACCCATAAGTCCTTCTATTCAGGAATAAAATGAATCTTAGGGGCTgttgagtttatttctgtaagactactctctctgttttgtttctcccaAATGGCTCTCAGTCTCTAGGCAGAATTCAGTCCAGCAGCCTAGAGGCTAAATGACCTCATAACTCATTAGCAGTTCTCAGAGCCATCTGGAGCCCTTGAGGAGAACAGTGTTCAAAGGGCTGATAATAAAGACAACAGGGTAATTATTTCTCTGCCATGATTAAACCTTTAGATGGCAAGCAGTCAGCATTTTTATTCTACAGAGTGCTGAGGTGGGTGTTTTCTGAAGGTATAATAATGCTGTGGTTGGATAACTCGTTTGCCTGTCCTCATCTAGCCTACAAATAGGTAAACTGTCAGTAAATAACAAAATGGTTCACCGTAAAAAGGGCAGTGCAGCAAGGTGGTAGTGTGAGAACGTCGAGTGTGGAAATAAGAAATGTGAAGTGGGCTAAGGAAGCCACCATTTGGGCCGTGCATAGTTCTCAGCTCGAAGGCATGTCCTGCCAGCCGCATCACTGATTCACATGTGacttgctgtttttattttgtaaagtgtTCATTAGATAATCTTGGAATTTCACACACTAACCTgtttatcttctcattttctgTAGGGACTCTTGCTCCTTGCTGCTCAAGAAATGTCTTCACTTTCAGAATATGCCTTGCGCATGTCTCGTCTGAGTGCCCGGCTGTTTGGTGAAGTGGCCAGGCCTACTGATTCCAAATCCATGAAAGTGGTGAAACTGTTCAGTGAGCAGCCTCTGGCCAAGAGGAAAGAGACTTATGACTGGTACCCAAATCACAACACTTATTTTGCACTCATGGGTACACTGCGTTTTCTTGGCCTCTATAGGTAATGGCAAAAACCACACAGTAACCTGTTTGATTTTTCTGGTagatcagaaaaggaaaaatttaggCTTTTTTCCCTACAGTTTTGTGATTCTTCTAATAGTGCCCAGATGGCTCAAAGGCATAGTTTTGGGGGGAAAGGCTTTTAAAATGCTCCTAATGggcacactgaaaaaaaaataaaaaaggaaacctgTATGTATTGGAagacatattttaattatgtctAAAACTGGACTAAGATTGACGAGATACTGAGCTACAGatatgtttaattatttattaatttaagagCACTCCAAATGATGCAGAGGAAAACTGATCCAAATGCTGGAGAGGAAAACCTCACCCCCTCCCAgcacacccccccgccccacaggCTGCTAGAGCAACAGATTCTCGTTGGTCAGGTGAAGAGAGTCCCTGCCCCAAAACCAGTCTCCTTCCTAGCTGGTTTAGAGGAGCCTCCTTTCTTCCAAGTGGCAGTTTTATTGGAGTTATTACTTCTTTCGACCTTTTTTCTGGCCTTTTTAGTttgtacccttttttttttaaaacattttatttatttatttgagggggaacATGAGagatgagaaggtcagagggagaagcagactccccgtggacctgggagtctgatgcgggactcgatcccgggactctaggattgtgacctgagctgaaggcatttgcttttaccaactgagccacccaggcgccccagtttgtaCCCTTTTTGATATATTAATTTGGTCTAAATAAGTTGTAGTTCACCTTTAAGAGTAGTatgtgagggcacctgggtggctcagtcagctaagtaccctgctcttgacctcagctcaggtcttgatctcagggacatgaacTCAAGCCCTGCAAAAGAGTAATACGTAGATTGCACAGGCTCTTACCAATATGTgttgtatgtttgtgtatgtattttgtgtatgtatagGAAATGGGTGCTCAGGACTACCTATTcctctagaaagagaaaagatcaaATACCTATgtgatcattttctttaaaagaaagtctTAATTACCAAACTGATACATGCTTATTATAAAAGCATTCAAATTAATAGTGCAGAGTTAAAATACACCTATtttttgggtgcctggctggctcagtcagtagagcatatggctcgatcttggggtcctgtgttgggtgtagagattacttacaaataaaatattttaaaaaataaatctactttttaagatttaaagtgTTTTAATTGGACTTGTCTTAGGACAGCAGTACAAAAGTAAAATTGGTACATTCATCCATCCGGTGGATATTTTTAAGTACCTTCCATGGACAGACACTTAAGATGGACACTAGGAGAACAGCAGTGAGCAAAACAGAATAGATTTTCTCAGTTAATATATTATAATAGAGATTATAACCCATAACATATTTTGAATTTCTGGACTCGCTCTGGGACTTTCTCTCTTGCTATTAGTCTGagctcagaaaataaaaattgattttattgtGACCCCAAGTAAAATACCATTGGAAGGCAGATCTCCTGAGTAGAAAAGTATAACCCATTCACAAAGTCACATTCAGCTATTTTAATTGACCCGTTTGGTGCCACTCTCcatttgtttgaaaaataaatcctGACTATCTTTGGGGACGGGGGGAGAAATACTTTGCATTTAGTTATCCATGGAAAAGCACAACGATTTTCATGTATTTGTCACTAGTTATGGTAAACGGTGCGTCTGATGGAAGGCCTCCTGTGGCATCAGGCAGGGTGAAACTAGACAATCTTCAGTAAAGAGAATATTACTCAAAGACCTGCAAGCTGGGGAGGGTGGCACAGGTTCTCCCAAACACTGACTCGTTCAGTCCCTCAGGCACACAGGTGCTTGGCTGTATCATCAGAGACAAAGACCCCTGGCTTCGGAGCGATCCTTCTGGCGGAGGGTtgatgggagtggaggagggagggaagaaggggagagcaAACGTACTGGATGAGTAAATGATGTGGTATGCCATAAAGCTGAGTGTGTCCTGGGGAAGGAACAGTAAAGCCGCCTGAGCAGGAAGAATAGTCACAGGGCACCTGGTGGGCGGGGAGAGGACGGGCCTCCATATTAAACAGGACAGTCAAGGTCAGCCTTTTCGAGAAGATGAGGTTTAAGCACTTGAAGGTGGTGAGTGAGACAAGTGGGATGTGGGGAAGAACTGTTCAGGCAGAGGCAAGAGCAGAGCAAAGGCCGTGAGGTGCGAGTTCTCTTTGCGGGTTCTAGGAGTAGTGCAGGCGacttgagagggagagggtggtaagGCCACAGGCAGATGATGAAGGGCTTTGAGGGCCATGACACAAGGTCCTGGCTTTTGCTCTGGGTGAAATGGGGAACAGTCTGTAGGCCCGTGAACAGAGGAGTGATGTGATGTCACAGTTGAGAAGAATTACTCTGGCTGCTCTGTTGAGAATAGGTGATTTGGGGGCATTCATAGCTACTTGAGGTCATATATGTCCACCGTGTTCACGGAATGGAACAGTGTACCCTACAAAACCAGTCTATTTGAAAACTACCTAAGGAGTTAACAGTTGGGCCCGGCACGACCCCCTCTTATATTTAATTTGTATGCCATTATTATCCATCCTtgacaggtgaggaaactaagacacagagagggaaaatcacttatccaaggtcacacagctactaaaTGGTAGACGGAGCTGTGATCGGAACCCAGGATGAAATGGGTTCCAAACCTTACATATTTAAATGCTATATACTGTTCTAGGCATTTAATCTTAGAATGCAGTCGTTTTTCTAGAGTACAGGCAGTCTTAGCTTACACCCCAGCCATATGTACAAACAGCCCTGGCCGCCTTGATCTCTAGAGTACCTGTCTGTCGGTTTGGCTTCATTCTACCTGAGCCTTCCCCCAGCAGCCTTTTTGTCTGGATTATCCATGGCCATTAAGGTAGCCTCCTTCAGACCTCTTCCCCTCATAGTAGGTGTTAATTCCTGGGGCTTTCAGGGTCTCTGTGTAGCTCTTCAAGGTGAGACCCACTTTCTGTTTCCCAATGGTCAGTGTTAGCGTTACACGGAAATTTGAGGTAATCATTAGATTTGTCTCATTGTTGCATCAGCTTATATGGACTGGCCTGGGAGTTTTAGTCGCTTGTGGCACTGTTTCTGTGAGGGGACACTGTGACTTAGAAATGAACTTCTGGAACACAACTCATGTGTATGTTGGGGACTCTCTGTCCTTTCTGTTCACCAAGCTAAGCATGTGCCCTGAGAAGTCAGGGACTGATAAGCAGAGCAGCCTGAGGGAACAGAGCTAGATTGGTGTGCTGTTCCCATCAGGTCAAAATACGGgctaattattttttcctttctccattcagAGATGAGCACCAGGACTTCAGGGATGAGCAGTTGCGCCTAAAGAAGCTTCGTGGCAAGGGGAAAccaaagaagggagaagggaaaagagcaacaaaaaagaaatagtttggtCCATCAGAAGAACAAAGCTCTTTCTCAGCAACTGACAGCAGAAGAAGGTGTATTTACCTTTCCACATATTCGAGGAATGTAAACTTCAGAAACTGAGGATGATTTGGAGGAACACGATAATTTCTGTGTTGAAGTCCAATCCAGTTGACTAGTGACTGGTTTCCTGGACACATTCTAATTCTCCAGTTACTTTGGCCTTGGTTTTATACCCTGAGGTTCACCTCTTTCTCTAAAGAAATGAATTGCATAGACTTGATTGAAGAATGACTCATTTGGGGTGGGAATGGGATGTTGGGGACTTGGGGAAAACTCACTGAATGAGCATCTTTTAGTCTCCCCAGGATCCCTCCTTGCTTCCCCACGACACCAGTCCCAAACTCTTCCATCCCTCTAGCCGTTCAGCCACTGTCTGACCACCAAGCTTACAAACTTAATGtacctcctctccacctcctccttagAGAGTATCTTCTAAGGTAGATTTGTGGGAAAGGATCTACCCGCTAAGAGTACTGAGTGAGTACCTGCTGGGGCCCTAGTAATAACCATGGTTAGCGAGCTGAGAAAACAGTCCCTACCTCATGGAACTTTCGGGCTTGTAGGAAAGACTAATAtcatgatataaataaaattgtattaaatGCTACAGAGGAAAAATCCAGACTTCTGCAAGAGTGTGGATCAATCAGTGGCTCAGTCCAGAGATAGCAAGAGACTCAAACCTCTAGAGTTTAAAGAAGGCCTCCCTAAAGAGATGGCATTTCAGCTGAGCTCTGCAGGCAGGATGAATAAGAGAAGGGGGGGCACCTGCTGGCTGTCAGTaaagcatgactcttgatctcagggtcatgagttcgagcccacATGTGGTGtattttgcttaaaattaagGT
This genomic interval carries:
- the MRPS33 gene encoding 28S ribosomal protein S33, mitochondrial → MSSLSEYALRMSRLSARLFGEVARPTDSKSMKVVKLFSEQPLAKRKETYDWYPNHNTYFALMGTLRFLGLYRDEHQDFRDEQLRLKKLRGKGKPKKGEGKRATKKK